Proteins from a genomic interval of Kribbella aluminosa:
- a CDS encoding ABC transporter permease, whose product MANQTVRADGVTRNSLEARTLPRSTRKSRLYLKRFLRNRTAVAGVGVFVLIALFGMIGGHLVHWTYSDVDFLAIGTGPSRQHWFGTTGSGNDVYAQLAHGIQRSLTIGVLVSLCTTAVSAFVGSIAAYLGGRIERIVLEIIHFLLVVPSFLILALVSNSVNGNWRMLIVVLIVFGWMYYARVVWTMAMSLREREYVAAARYMGLGAAAVVRRHIVPNIGSMLTIHFTLGVVTTIQAETGLSFLGFGVKTPDVSLGALIGDGSSLLYSAPWQFWFPAVTLTLLTVSMAFIADGLRDALDPNSRAGGHA is encoded by the coding sequence GTGGCCAACCAGACCGTCCGCGCCGACGGCGTTACCCGCAATTCCTTGGAGGCACGAACGTTGCCTCGGAGTACCCGGAAGTCTCGGCTGTACCTCAAGCGGTTCCTGCGCAATCGGACGGCCGTCGCCGGCGTCGGCGTCTTCGTCTTGATTGCACTGTTCGGCATGATCGGCGGCCACCTCGTGCACTGGACCTACAGCGACGTCGACTTCCTTGCTATCGGCACCGGCCCGAGTCGTCAGCACTGGTTCGGTACCACGGGGTCGGGGAACGACGTGTACGCCCAACTGGCACATGGCATCCAGCGTTCGCTCACCATCGGTGTGCTGGTGTCGCTGTGCACAACGGCGGTTTCTGCCTTCGTCGGTTCCATCGCGGCCTACCTCGGTGGCCGCATCGAACGCATCGTGCTGGAAATCATCCACTTCCTGCTCGTCGTCCCGAGCTTCCTCATCCTGGCCCTCGTGTCGAACAGTGTGAACGGCAATTGGCGAATGCTGATCGTCGTTCTGATCGTCTTCGGCTGGATGTATTACGCCCGCGTCGTGTGGACGATGGCCATGTCGCTGCGCGAACGCGAGTACGTCGCCGCCGCCCGCTACATGGGACTCGGAGCGGCCGCCGTCGTGCGGCGCCACATCGTACCGAACATCGGCTCGATGCTGACCATCCACTTCACCCTCGGCGTCGTGACGACTATCCAGGCCGAGACCGGACTGTCGTTTCTCGGGTTCGGCGTCAAGACCCCCGATGTGTCTCTCGGAGCGCTCATCGGTGACGGCAGCTCGCTGCTCTACAGCGCTCCGTGGCAGTTCTGGTTCCCTGCCGTGACGCTGACTCTGCTGACCGTCTCGATGGCCTTCATCGCCGACGGGCTCCGCGATGCCCTGGACCCGAACTCGCGGGCGGGAGGCCACGCATGA
- a CDS encoding ABC transporter ATP-binding protein, whose product MTSTTPAVTVPGEVRGGPVLRVDDLQVSFPSEAGTVDAVRGVSFELHPGRTLCIVGESGSGKSVTALSVMGLLPDNARVSGSIRLLGRELLGLTDKQLSAVRGNDIAMVFQDPLTSLTPVHSIGKQLVEAIRVHQELGKNRAWERGIELLDLVGIPNPAQRMRSYPHELSGGMRQRVVIALAIANDPQVIIADEPTTALDVTIQAQVLDLLKKAQTETGAAVIFVTHDLGVVAGLADDVMVMYAGRPVEQGRRGRDLPPLSNALHDRSAGRRPTL is encoded by the coding sequence ATGACGTCTACAACTCCAGCGGTCACCGTCCCTGGGGAGGTCCGCGGCGGGCCTGTACTGCGGGTGGACGATCTCCAGGTGTCCTTCCCGTCCGAGGCGGGCACCGTGGACGCCGTACGGGGGGTCTCGTTCGAGCTCCATCCCGGGCGCACTCTCTGCATCGTGGGCGAGTCCGGCTCGGGCAAGTCGGTGACCGCGCTGTCGGTGATGGGGCTGCTCCCGGACAATGCCCGGGTCAGCGGGTCCATCCGCCTCTTGGGCCGCGAACTCCTCGGCCTCACCGACAAGCAGCTGTCGGCCGTGCGCGGCAACGATATCGCGATGGTCTTCCAGGATCCGCTCACCAGCCTGACTCCCGTGCACAGCATCGGCAAGCAGCTCGTAGAGGCGATTCGGGTCCATCAGGAACTCGGGAAGAACCGCGCCTGGGAGCGCGGAATCGAACTGCTCGACCTGGTCGGCATCCCGAACCCGGCACAGCGAATGCGCTCCTACCCGCACGAGTTGTCCGGAGGGATGCGGCAGCGGGTCGTGATCGCCCTCGCCATCGCGAACGATCCGCAGGTGATCATCGCGGACGAGCCGACCACGGCCCTCGACGTCACCATTCAGGCGCAGGTGCTGGACCTGCTGAAGAAGGCCCAGACGGAGACCGGCGCCGCCGTCATCTTCGTCACGCACGACCTGGGCGTGGTGGCCGGTCTGGCCGACGACGTCATGGTGATGTACGCCGGCCGACCGGTCGAGCAGGGCCGGCGTGGACGAGATCTTCCACCACTCTCGAATGCCCTACACGATCGGTCTGCTGGGCGCCGTCCCACGCTCTGA
- a CDS encoding ABC transporter ATP-binding protein — protein sequence MTARLRDLIGNFLVVEKIGPAWLASRITHEVATLEGTEHMERGDYLDRIGLLRTSSWELVAGMWTAIRTLFSAVQLLLVLLLLGSVSPWLLCLFALAAVPLWCDSRARRLHHQAQTATAEKFRLQRRLFELSTDVAASKEIRISGATERLLEHQNHAWNVMVRQRFRARLHAFLWRLVGWAAFTAGFTATLAFVVMHTTSGRSVGDVVMTVTLAASLQQTVQAAVSQLTGTMSAGVVIEPYLWLRSYAETDRARANGTLPPPPALRDGIEFKGVCHTYPGTLHPALQDVSVTLPAGSVVAVVGEYGSGKSTLIKLLGKFYQPDSGSILVDGTDLAALHTDDWRARTSAAYQDFGRYPQTTFAEAVGLGDLQHISNSARIADAVRQADADGIVDSLPNGLDTSLGRAFGGVDLSEGQWQKTALARASMRQAPLLFVLDEPTASLDAPSEHTIFERYMKRARSLARSTGAITVIVSHRFSTVAGSDLILVLDKGTLVEHGTHQDLLNADGRYAELYRIQTAAYTLD from the coding sequence GTGACCGCACGCCTACGTGACCTGATCGGCAACTTCCTGGTGGTCGAGAAGATCGGTCCGGCCTGGCTGGCGAGCCGAATCACCCACGAGGTCGCGACGCTCGAAGGCACCGAGCACATGGAGCGCGGAGACTACCTGGACCGCATCGGCCTGCTGCGGACCTCCTCGTGGGAACTCGTGGCCGGCATGTGGACCGCCATCCGCACGCTCTTCTCGGCCGTACAACTCCTGCTCGTGCTGCTCCTGCTCGGTAGCGTGTCGCCCTGGCTGCTGTGTCTGTTCGCGTTGGCGGCGGTGCCGCTGTGGTGCGACTCCCGTGCGCGAAGGCTGCACCATCAGGCCCAGACTGCAACCGCCGAGAAGTTCCGCCTCCAGCGACGCCTGTTCGAACTTTCCACCGACGTTGCCGCGAGCAAGGAGATCCGCATCAGCGGTGCCACCGAGCGACTCCTCGAGCACCAGAACCACGCATGGAACGTCATGGTGCGGCAACGCTTCCGCGCTCGGCTGCATGCCTTCCTGTGGAGGCTGGTGGGATGGGCAGCCTTCACCGCCGGGTTCACCGCCACGCTCGCCTTCGTGGTCATGCATACGACCTCGGGCCGCTCGGTGGGAGACGTGGTGATGACCGTGACCCTCGCCGCGTCGCTGCAGCAGACAGTCCAGGCCGCGGTCAGCCAGCTCACCGGCACGATGAGCGCCGGCGTCGTCATCGAGCCGTATCTCTGGCTACGATCCTATGCGGAAACCGACCGTGCGCGTGCCAACGGAACCCTCCCCCCACCGCCCGCGTTGCGCGACGGTATCGAGTTCAAGGGTGTGTGCCACACCTACCCAGGCACGCTGCACCCGGCGCTGCAGGACGTGAGTGTCACCCTGCCGGCGGGTTCAGTAGTTGCGGTCGTCGGGGAATACGGTTCGGGGAAGTCCACACTCATCAAGCTGCTGGGCAAGTTCTACCAACCGGACAGTGGCAGCATTCTGGTCGACGGCACTGACTTGGCCGCCCTGCACACCGACGATTGGCGCGCGCGAACGAGCGCCGCATACCAGGACTTCGGCCGTTACCCGCAGACCACGTTCGCCGAGGCCGTCGGACTCGGCGACCTGCAGCACATCTCCAACTCCGCGCGCATCGCCGACGCCGTCAGGCAGGCAGATGCCGACGGGATTGTGGACAGTCTGCCGAACGGTCTCGACACCAGCCTCGGCCGGGCCTTCGGCGGCGTCGACCTCTCCGAGGGTCAATGGCAGAAGACCGCCCTCGCGCGTGCCTCCATGCGCCAAGCTCCCCTGCTCTTCGTCCTGGACGAGCCGACAGCTTCCCTGGACGCGCCCAGCGAACACACCATCTTCGAGCGCTACATGAAACGGGCCCGGTCGCTCGCCCGCAGCACCGGAGCCATCACCGTCATCGTGTCGCACAGATTCTCCACCGTCGCCGGTTCCGACCTCATCCTCGTCCTCGACAAGGGCACCCTGGTCGAGCACGGCACACATCAGGACCTGCTGAACGCTGATGGCCGCTACGCCGAGCTTTACAGAATACAGACCGCGGCGTACACCCTCGACTGA
- a CDS encoding ABC transporter ATP-binding protein, translated as MASLKKRILLMLILRQAGIGLAVTVAAVETVAALVPAGTALATGFLVGRLMNGPQEAIVDSALLPVVLLGGAFLLGRITQELAGPLTYLALQRIDGQHRAAVVRLVSRAATIDALERPRTRQLLRLARGEREFWGERTPGEGALAQLALAVRYVGLLASCLVLAAYAWWLVALVLLPALFCRWMWRREFAAALSLDRSGLMDEIHARHWTQLATEWTEGKEVRTFGLADWATAKSRHHTLAQCAPTWAAAERSAKRQWLVAVVVGPPLLAAYFLVMWDTVYGPGTVAVETAVLAAAWSVLGALSYTDAVDIDGALPGLTAMDELERDLGESEKDAVRAAAATIPEGRVVIRFEDVSFRYPGTDRPVLTHLNLTLHPGELLAVVGLNGAGKSTLIKLLGGLYVPTSGRITANGVDIADLEAAQWRRRLAIVFQDFVRYPLSVSENIALGRASVPAEHSRVVEAAEDAGFAGLVAQLPGGWDTPLSRSRTGGVDLSGGQWQQVVLARALYAVRSGVDVLVLDEPTAHLDVRTEFDVFHRIVDRRRDAGIVLISHRLSTVRDADRIVLLDGGRITESGTHDELMTQRGTYARLFTIQAERFRSGDNDRIEDEAR; from the coding sequence GTGGCGTCATTGAAGAAGCGGATTCTACTGATGCTCATTCTTCGGCAGGCCGGGATCGGTCTGGCGGTGACAGTCGCCGCAGTGGAGACAGTGGCCGCACTGGTTCCCGCAGGCACCGCGCTCGCCACCGGGTTCCTGGTAGGCAGGCTGATGAACGGACCGCAAGAGGCCATTGTCGACAGCGCATTGCTGCCTGTTGTGCTCCTTGGGGGCGCCTTCCTCCTCGGCCGGATCACCCAGGAGTTGGCCGGCCCGCTGACGTACCTGGCTCTGCAGCGCATCGACGGTCAACACCGGGCCGCTGTGGTCCGCCTGGTCTCCCGTGCCGCAACGATCGATGCGTTGGAACGTCCGCGTACGCGCCAGTTGCTGCGACTCGCGCGCGGAGAGCGGGAGTTCTGGGGTGAACGGACTCCGGGCGAAGGGGCCCTGGCTCAGCTCGCGCTGGCGGTGCGCTACGTCGGCCTGCTGGCTTCGTGCCTGGTGCTCGCCGCCTATGCGTGGTGGCTCGTTGCCCTTGTGCTGCTTCCCGCCCTCTTCTGCCGATGGATGTGGCGCCGGGAATTCGCCGCCGCACTCTCGCTTGACCGCTCCGGTCTGATGGACGAGATCCATGCCCGGCACTGGACTCAGCTCGCGACGGAGTGGACCGAGGGCAAGGAGGTCCGGACGTTCGGCCTCGCCGACTGGGCGACGGCCAAGTCCCGGCACCACACGCTGGCGCAATGCGCACCGACCTGGGCGGCAGCCGAGCGTAGCGCGAAACGGCAGTGGCTGGTGGCTGTTGTCGTCGGGCCGCCGTTGCTCGCGGCGTACTTCTTGGTCATGTGGGACACCGTGTACGGTCCGGGCACCGTCGCCGTCGAGACGGCCGTCCTTGCCGCAGCGTGGTCGGTGCTCGGCGCCCTCAGCTACACGGACGCCGTCGACATCGACGGAGCGTTGCCGGGCCTGACAGCAATGGACGAACTGGAACGGGATCTCGGTGAGAGCGAGAAGGATGCAGTGCGGGCTGCCGCAGCGACGATCCCCGAAGGTCGCGTCGTCATTCGTTTCGAAGACGTATCGTTCCGCTATCCAGGGACGGACCGGCCCGTCCTCACCCATCTGAACCTGACCCTGCATCCCGGCGAACTGCTTGCCGTGGTGGGGCTCAACGGCGCCGGCAAGTCCACATTGATCAAACTTCTCGGGGGCCTGTACGTCCCGACGTCGGGCCGCATCACTGCCAACGGTGTAGACATCGCCGACCTCGAGGCCGCACAGTGGCGACGGCGTCTCGCGATCGTGTTCCAGGACTTCGTCCGCTACCCGCTGTCCGTCTCGGAGAACATCGCGCTGGGCCGTGCGAGTGTCCCGGCCGAACACAGCCGTGTCGTCGAGGCAGCCGAGGACGCGGGGTTCGCCGGACTGGTTGCCCAGCTTCCTGGGGGCTGGGATACGCCACTGTCGCGCTCGCGCACCGGAGGGGTTGATCTGTCCGGCGGGCAATGGCAGCAAGTCGTGCTGGCACGGGCCTTGTATGCCGTCCGCAGCGGCGTGGATGTGCTCGTCCTGGACGAGCCGACCGCGCACCTGGACGTCCGCACCGAGTTCGACGTGTTCCATCGGATCGTTGACCGCCGGCGGGATGCCGGCATTGTCTTGATCTCTCACCGGTTGTCCACCGTCCGCGACGCCGACCGCATCGTCCTGCTCGACGGCGGACGGATCACGGAGAGCGGCACGCACGACGAACTCATGACACAGCGCGGCACCTACGCACGCCTGTTCACGATTCAAGCTGAGCGCTTCCGCTCCGGTGACAACGACAGGATCGAGGACGAAGCCCGATGA
- a CDS encoding S9 family peptidase has translation MASDFLEDQIRTRNFSLGRPTQLKVSADGRRILFCRAANGFSDLVSLWSYDVENGTEQLLYEPDRSDSPLAAEERVRRERQRDRSRGVSRFSTDTSGTLIVTAVEGRLIVVDAASGSVREMPTAGPVIAPSLNRAGTAVAYVSGGCLFVLELSDLHSKALLQSPEPEVSYGLPEHVAAESFDRQEGFWWSPDGQSILVARVDNSRLPVVHLADPTDPVAEPRSLRYPTAGGPNADVSLSIVGLDGRATEVVWDRLGYEYLLRVLWDAHGLLIMVQNRAQTKIVLLAVDPATGVTREIYAREEATPIPVRTGVPARLASGQVLWIGGGGDAVSLLVDGEVVTPRELQVRAVIDVEGDSVLFRATDEPTQTHVYRWTPDDGVIRESTDAGVHDAVRGGGTIALSSQSLDLDGVQVVVRSQGRPDGGIASRSHPSPTPRVDIFRAGQRDVRTAVVLPRDEKLASGPLPVLFAPYGGPGGQRVTQARGGYQLPQWFADQGFAVVIADGRGTPARGRAWEQAIWLDKAGPVLEDQVAIIDDVAARYPQLDFGRVGIHGWSFGGYLAALAVLRRPDVFHAAVAGASVTDQRLYDTHWAERYLGHPDEQAAAYDRCSLMLEAHQLRRPLLMVHGLADDNVLPVHTFRLSEALTAAGRPHGVVPLRGVSHMISDPEVAIALRRMEVEFFHQHLGTSTRV, from the coding sequence ATGGCCAGCGACTTTCTCGAGGACCAGATCAGAACCCGCAACTTCTCGCTCGGACGACCGACACAGCTGAAGGTGAGTGCTGATGGGCGGAGAATCCTGTTCTGCCGCGCTGCGAACGGCTTCAGCGATCTCGTCAGCCTCTGGTCGTACGACGTCGAGAATGGAACTGAGCAACTGCTGTACGAGCCTGACAGATCGGATTCACCGCTGGCAGCCGAGGAACGGGTACGTCGGGAGCGGCAGCGGGACCGCTCGCGCGGAGTGAGCCGGTTCAGCACAGATACTTCAGGTACGTTGATCGTGACCGCGGTCGAGGGTCGGCTGATCGTGGTTGACGCCGCGAGTGGATCCGTTCGTGAGATGCCAACAGCGGGCCCGGTCATCGCGCCGTCGCTGAACCGAGCAGGAACTGCCGTGGCTTATGTGAGTGGTGGGTGTCTGTTCGTGCTGGAGCTCTCGGACCTGCACAGCAAGGCGTTGCTGCAGTCTCCCGAGCCCGAGGTCAGCTATGGACTGCCCGAGCACGTCGCTGCGGAGTCGTTCGATCGTCAGGAGGGCTTCTGGTGGTCGCCGGATGGTCAAAGCATCCTCGTCGCTCGCGTCGACAACTCGCGGCTGCCGGTCGTCCACCTCGCCGACCCCACGGACCCGGTCGCCGAGCCCAGAAGTCTGCGCTATCCCACGGCCGGCGGACCGAACGCCGATGTGAGCCTGTCGATCGTCGGACTCGACGGGCGGGCTACGGAGGTCGTCTGGGATCGGTTGGGCTATGAGTACCTTCTGCGCGTCCTGTGGGACGCGCACGGGCTGCTGATCATGGTCCAGAACCGTGCGCAGACAAAGATTGTCCTGCTGGCCGTGGATCCGGCGACCGGGGTGACCCGCGAAATCTATGCCAGGGAGGAAGCAACGCCTATCCCGGTCCGGACCGGAGTCCCCGCGCGGCTCGCCTCAGGTCAGGTCCTGTGGATCGGCGGCGGCGGCGACGCGGTCAGCCTGCTAGTGGACGGCGAAGTCGTGACACCGCGCGAGCTGCAAGTTCGTGCGGTCATCGACGTCGAAGGCGACAGCGTTCTGTTCCGGGCCACCGACGAGCCGACCCAGACCCACGTTTACCGGTGGACGCCGGACGACGGAGTGATTCGGGAGTCGACCGATGCGGGGGTGCACGATGCTGTGCGTGGCGGAGGGACCATTGCGCTCTCGAGCCAAAGTCTTGACCTCGACGGTGTGCAGGTCGTCGTGCGTTCACAAGGGCGCCCGGACGGTGGAATCGCCTCCCGCTCGCATCCGTCGCCGACTCCAAGGGTCGACATCTTCCGGGCCGGGCAACGGGACGTCCGGACTGCCGTCGTTCTGCCCCGCGACGAGAAGTTGGCGTCCGGACCACTGCCGGTCCTGTTCGCGCCGTACGGCGGACCGGGTGGACAGCGCGTGACTCAGGCGCGTGGCGGTTATCAGCTGCCGCAGTGGTTCGCCGACCAGGGCTTCGCCGTGGTCATCGCGGACGGCCGTGGGACCCCCGCTCGGGGCCGAGCGTGGGAGCAGGCGATCTGGCTGGACAAGGCCGGCCCCGTGCTGGAAGACCAGGTGGCGATCATCGACGATGTCGCCGCCCGCTACCCGCAACTGGACTTCGGGCGGGTCGGTATCCACGGCTGGTCGTTCGGTGGGTACCTTGCCGCGCTCGCGGTACTCCGGCGCCCGGACGTGTTCCATGCCGCCGTCGCTGGTGCCTCGGTGACTGACCAGCGGCTGTACGACACGCATTGGGCCGAGCGTTATCTGGGACATCCCGATGAGCAAGCAGCGGCGTACGACCGGTGCTCGCTCATGCTCGAGGCGCACCAGTTGCGTCGACCGCTCCTGATGGTGCACGGCTTGGCCGACGACAACGTTCTGCCAGTGCACACGTTCCGCCTGTCCGAGGCGCTGACAGCCGCAGGCAGGCCACACGGTGTGGTGCCGCTGCGAGGGGTCAGCCACATGATCTCCGATCCGGAGGTCGCGATAGCCCTGCGCCGCATGGAGGTCGAGTTCTTCCATCAACATCTGGGTACGTCCACCCGCGTATAG
- a CDS encoding ABC transporter permease, translating to MTKYILRRILGWALMIVLATNLTYFLASAFLDPRANYLQRRPPVPEFAVDANLTRFNLNDKEPILHRWWDWITAIVLHWNWGASPEGASVNDQVATRIWVSAEFVLGATVLTALIGIALGVFTASRQYKASDRILQQVSVVTLNIPTPVMALAAVVAGIALNNQLGRTVLFVAGSGSVGTRGFLPGLLDGVQHLILPTVTLVVTGYSGYHFLQRALLLDNIGADYVRTARAKGLTKATAIRRHALPTSIIPVATSIAFSIPGIFTGAVIAETIFGWEGMGRYFVTTISKNDIHGAVAVAAFGSVVTAIGAVLSDVVVGILDPRVRVS from the coding sequence ATGACGAAGTACATCCTGCGCCGGATCCTCGGCTGGGCGCTGATGATCGTCCTGGCTACGAATCTCACCTACTTCCTGGCCTCGGCTTTCCTCGACCCCCGCGCCAACTACCTCCAGCGGCGACCACCGGTGCCCGAGTTCGCTGTCGATGCGAATCTGACCCGCTTCAACCTCAACGACAAGGAACCGATCCTGCACCGCTGGTGGGACTGGATCACCGCGATCGTCCTGCACTGGAACTGGGGCGCCAGCCCGGAGGGTGCCTCGGTCAACGACCAGGTCGCGACCCGGATCTGGGTCAGCGCGGAGTTCGTTCTCGGGGCAACCGTGCTCACGGCCTTGATCGGGATCGCGCTCGGTGTCTTCACCGCATCCCGCCAGTACAAGGCTTCCGATCGAATCCTGCAGCAGGTGTCGGTGGTGACCCTCAACATCCCCACGCCGGTGATGGCACTTGCCGCTGTGGTGGCCGGCATCGCACTGAACAACCAGCTCGGCCGAACGGTGCTGTTCGTCGCCGGGTCCGGTAGCGTCGGCACGCGAGGTTTCCTCCCCGGTCTGCTGGACGGTGTCCAGCACCTGATCCTGCCGACGGTCACCTTGGTCGTCACCGGCTACTCCGGCTATCACTTCCTGCAACGGGCGCTGCTGCTCGACAACATCGGTGCCGACTATGTCCGCACCGCCCGAGCCAAGGGGCTGACCAAGGCGACCGCCATCCGGCGCCATGCGCTGCCCACCTCGATCATCCCGGTGGCGACCTCCATAGCGTTCTCGATACCCGGCATCTTCACGGGTGCCGTGATCGCAGAGACGATCTTCGGCTGGGAAGGCATGGGGCGATACTTCGTCACCACCATCTCCAAGAATGACATCCACGGTGCCGTCGCCGTGGCCGCCTTCGGCTCCGTCGTCACGGCGATCGGTGCTGTGCTCTCCGACGTCGTGGTCGGCATCCTCGACCCGCGGGTGCGGGTGAGCTGA